GTGTAAAACAATCCAATTTCCGGGAACCGAAAAGCCGAACAGTGATAGGCAATGTGATGTAAAGATGTCTCCTTAATACATATCAGGTTACATGATAGTCTACACCGTACTGCACCAAGCCCAATCGTTGTGCCACACGTTGCGAAGCCACGTTGTCCCACGATGTGCTGTAGAGAGGAATGCGGTTCAAGGCACGGACAGCAATTGCCCAAGCAGCAACAACCGAGGTTGCATACCCACGCCGACGATAACCAATCAATGTATCAACTCCCGCTTCATGGGCACGTGATGATGAGCGGACACTTCGGCAAACTGACACCGCCTGTGAATCCTCTATGACTGCTAAATAGGGTTGCGAACTGTTTAGTTCCGATACCATTTCGGTAAAGTCTCCCTTCAAAAGCCCCGCACCTGCGCGTGATAGTCGAACAACATTTGTCGGTGGCACTATCTGTTCGGGAAAGCGATAAGCGGGACCAACCCATGTCGGTGGCACTATCTGTTCGGGAAAGCGATAAGCGGGACCAACCCAGACTCGTTCAATGGGTGCATGATTTTGAAGAATATTCTTGAATTGCCTATGGTTCCGTGGAATCTTCCGGGAATTCATAAGCATCGATTCGGTGGCAGCGACCTCTTTCAGCTGCGTAA
This genomic window from Candidatus Poribacteria bacterium contains:
- a CDS encoding GNAT family N-acetyltransferase — protein: MRSNMELMKIQVEVLFTQDKNGCLQRINEPAGDATPAPRFFLGYTSEGSICRFRQDLPDNIVTQLKEVAATESMLMNSRKIPRNHRQFKNILQNHAPIERVWVGPAYRFPEQIVPPTWVGPAYRFPEQIVPPTNVVRLSRAGAGLLKGDFTEMVSELNSSQPYLAVIEDSQAVSVCRSVRSSSRAHEAGVDTLIGYRRRGYATSVVAAWAIAVRALNRIPLYSTSWDNVASQRVAQRLGLVQYGVDYHVT